The Beijerinckiaceae bacterium RH AL1 genome has a segment encoding these proteins:
- a CDS encoding hypothetical protein (ID:RHAL1_00341;~conserved protein of unknown function;~source:Prodigal:2.6), producing MTEAVMPASAFALLAELEENNTKAWFDAHRTRIRDEVQAPFAAILEAISAALSDSPLPLSGGQQTMFRMNRDIRFSTDKRPYKAHVSGLLTPSGTKDEGGGVLYLHLGPQGGFIASGFYKLSPKALAPIRDRIVAQPDTFRAMLDSLHHAGLDLSRELTLKSMPQGYSAYADSWFADHLKLQAFITRTEIDRAAWRGGAVVARAAQIAEGSRPLLSFAG from the coding sequence GTGACCGAAGCCGTGATGCCCGCCTCCGCCTTCGCCCTGCTGGCCGAGCTGGAAGAGAACAACACCAAGGCCTGGTTCGATGCGCACCGCACGCGCATCCGGGACGAGGTGCAGGCGCCGTTCGCCGCGATCCTCGAGGCGATCAGCGCGGCGCTGTCTGACAGCCCGCTGCCGCTATCGGGCGGCCAGCAGACGATGTTCCGGATGAACCGCGACATCCGCTTCTCCACCGATAAGCGCCCCTACAAAGCCCATGTCAGCGGCCTGCTGACGCCGAGCGGCACGAAGGATGAAGGCGGCGGCGTCCTCTACCTGCATCTGGGGCCGCAGGGCGGCTTCATCGCGTCGGGTTTCTACAAGCTCAGCCCGAAGGCACTGGCGCCGATCCGCGACCGCATCGTGGCGCAGCCCGACACCTTCAGGGCGATGCTCGACAGCCTCCACCATGCCGGCCTCGACCTCTCGCGCGAGCTGACGCTCAAGTCGATGCCTCAAGGCTATTCGGCTTACGCCGATTCGTGGTTCGCCGATCATCTCAAGCTGCAGGCCTTCATCACCCGCACCGAGATCGATCGCGCGGCGTGGCGCGGTGGCGCAGTCGTCGCGCGCGCCGCGCAGATCGCAGAAGGATCGCGCCCTTTGCTCAGCTTCGCTGGCTGA
- a CDS encoding protein of unknown function (ID:RHAL1_00344;~source:Prodigal:2.6) gives MTIAARKQQFEQIEALVAMDGVPTLTPTFTRLYDAAIRGMSQPELLSSEEIQKICYVFAARCFAADVPLPA, from the coding sequence ATGACGATCGCGGCGCGCAAGCAACAATTCGAGCAGATCGAGGCCTTGGTGGCCATGGACGGCGTGCCGACGCTTACCCCGACCTTCACGCGGCTCTACGACGCCGCGATCCGCGGCATGTCGCAGCCGGAGCTTCTCTCCAGCGAGGAGATCCAGAAGATCTGCTATGTCTTCGCCGCGCGCTGCTTTGCGGCCGACGTTCCGCTGCCCGCCTAG
- a CDS encoding Two-component system response regulator (fragment) (ID:RHAL1_00343;~source:Prodigal:2.6), whose product MLSVDKRGRCHGLHAASGRSSRARGGVHGFVSKGQGLIAISHAIEAVLSGAIHVPTWLADPPAAGTPQLLSGGGGSQPPQSLPEAAPFPQLTQRQSDVLALVAQGKSNKEIARAMLLAEGTVKVHVAALLRAFNVSTRAAVAAASTRVIEGGKDRSRALG is encoded by the coding sequence ATGCTTTCCGTCGACAAGCGTGGTCGTTGTCACGGCCTCCATGCAGCGTCGGGACGTTCTTCGCGCGCTCGAGGCGGGGTCCACGGGTTCGTCAGCAAGGGGCAGGGGCTCATCGCGATCAGCCACGCGATCGAAGCCGTTCTGTCCGGCGCGATCCATGTTCCGACATGGCTCGCCGACCCTCCCGCTGCTGGCACGCCGCAGCTGCTGTCGGGAGGCGGCGGCTCGCAGCCGCCACAGTCACTGCCCGAGGCCGCCCCTTTTCCGCAGCTCACGCAGCGCCAGTCCGATGTCCTCGCCCTCGTGGCGCAGGGCAAGTCGAACAAGGAGATCGCTCGGGCGATGCTGTTGGCCGAGGGGACGGTGAAGGTGCATGTTGCCGCGCTCTTGCGGGCCTTCAACGTCTCGACGCGGGCCGCCGTCGCCGCCGCGTCCACGCGGGTGATCGAAGGCGGCAAGGACAGATCGCGCGCCCTGGGCTGA
- a CDS encoding hypothetical protein (ID:RHAL1_00340;~conserved protein of unknown function;~source:Prodigal:2.6), with product MIPTDGFEHVEVASRAELRDWLAANHLRTDSVWLVRYKQSMPAKYVGRLDLLDELLCFGWVDGIARKLDSERTMQLISPRRQQAWAQWYKDRAAVLEAEGRMTPPGRAAIERSKALGLWDAYAAIDALVVPEDLSTALAREPPAQVYFAETPPSYRRNLLRWVDQAKRAQTRARRVAAIVEACAAHRRIPQM from the coding sequence GTGATCCCGACCGACGGCTTCGAGCATGTCGAGGTCGCGAGCCGCGCCGAGTTGCGGGATTGGTTGGCCGCAAACCATCTTCGTACCGACAGCGTTTGGCTGGTGCGGTACAAGCAATCGATGCCTGCCAAATATGTCGGCCGGCTCGATCTGCTCGATGAGCTGCTTTGCTTCGGCTGGGTCGACGGGATCGCCCGCAAGCTCGATTCGGAGCGGACGATGCAGCTGATCTCGCCACGCCGGCAGCAGGCCTGGGCGCAGTGGTACAAGGACCGGGCCGCCGTGCTGGAGGCGGAGGGGCGTATGACGCCGCCAGGGCGTGCCGCGATCGAGCGGTCGAAAGCGCTGGGGCTGTGGGACGCGTATGCGGCGATCGATGCGCTTGTCGTTCCCGAAGACCTGTCGACGGCCCTCGCTCGTGAACCGCCTGCGCAGGTCTATTTCGCTGAGACGCCGCCGTCCTACCGGCGCAACCTGCTGCGCTGGGTCGATCAGGCCAAGCGCGCCCAAACCCGCGCGCGGCGCGTCGCGGCGATCGTCGAGGCGTGTGCCGCGCATCGCCGCATTCCGCAGATGTGA
- a CDS encoding Methyltransferase type 11 (ID:RHAL1_00338;~source:Prodigal:2.6): MLDRPAEAKRRPHYGWDAPGIMLGMLGAGGALVAIGVLLASLRPFPLSAPLGIMLAVAGAVPLLLGLEMLEYGLGGKLRTRDALLDLIAWRGDEQVLDVGTGAGLLLIGAAKRLANGGRAIGIDIWSAKDLSNNGDAATRANIAIEGVADRAEVRTGDATRLSFADATFDVVVSLLCLHNIEPKPDRAKACREIARVLRPGGRVVVGDYVPTHGYAAALADAGLEVRRSSSAFGVTGALMWFLVADKPAADVSA, from the coding sequence ATGCTCGACCGACCTGCCGAGGCCAAGCGCAGACCGCACTATGGCTGGGATGCGCCCGGTATCATGCTGGGCATGCTGGGCGCCGGCGGCGCCCTGGTCGCCATCGGCGTTTTGCTCGCCTCCTTGCGTCCGTTCCCCTTGTCGGCGCCGCTCGGGATCATGCTGGCGGTTGCGGGCGCGGTTCCGCTCCTTCTCGGGCTGGAGATGCTGGAATACGGCCTGGGCGGAAAGCTCCGCACACGCGACGCCCTCCTCGACCTGATCGCGTGGCGCGGCGACGAACAGGTGCTCGATGTCGGCACGGGCGCCGGCCTGCTGCTGATCGGCGCCGCGAAGCGCCTCGCCAACGGCGGCCGCGCGATCGGCATCGACATCTGGTCCGCCAAGGACCTTAGCAACAACGGCGACGCCGCGACCCGGGCGAACATCGCGATCGAGGGCGTTGCCGATCGCGCCGAGGTGCGGACCGGAGACGCGACGCGGCTGTCCTTCGCCGACGCGACCTTCGATGTCGTCGTCTCGCTGCTCTGCCTGCACAACATCGAGCCCAAGCCCGACCGGGCCAAGGCCTGCCGCGAGATCGCGCGCGTCCTGAGGCCCGGCGGCCGGGTCGTCGTCGGCGACTATGTGCCGACCCACGGCTACGCGGCGGCGCTCGCCGACGCCGGTCTCGAGGTCCGCCGCTCCAGCTCGGCATTCGGCGTCACCGGCGCGCTGATGTGGTTCCTCGTCGCCGACAAGCCGGCCGCCGATGTGTCCGCCTGA
- the gstA gene encoding Protein GstA (ID:RHAL1_00336;~source:Prodigal:2.6) yields MPSPKLYWHALSGHSHRAQLFASLIGVEVELVEVDLAKRAQKAPDFLELNPFGQVPVLVDGDTVVPDSNAILVYLAKKHGKTDWLPEDAKGAAAVQRWLSVAAGQIASGPAAARLITVFGAALNADEVIKRAHAVLSLIDAELAGHDWLVAGAKPTVADVALYSYIAHAPEGNVDLSPYENVRAWLARVEALPGFVPLKKTPAGLFQAA; encoded by the coding sequence ATGCCCAGCCCCAAGCTCTACTGGCACGCGCTGTCCGGCCATTCGCACCGCGCGCAGCTCTTCGCGTCGCTGATCGGGGTTGAGGTCGAGCTCGTCGAGGTCGATCTCGCCAAGCGCGCGCAGAAGGCGCCCGATTTCCTCGAGCTCAACCCGTTCGGTCAGGTGCCGGTTCTGGTCGACGGCGACACGGTCGTTCCCGATTCCAACGCGATCCTGGTGTATCTCGCCAAGAAGCACGGCAAGACCGACTGGCTGCCCGAGGACGCCAAGGGTGCGGCGGCGGTGCAGCGCTGGCTGTCGGTCGCGGCCGGGCAGATCGCCTCCGGCCCCGCCGCCGCGCGCCTCATCACCGTCTTCGGCGCGGCCCTCAACGCCGACGAGGTGATCAAGCGCGCGCACGCCGTGCTGTCGCTGATCGACGCCGAGCTTGCGGGCCACGACTGGCTCGTGGCGGGTGCGAAGCCCACCGTCGCCGACGTCGCGCTCTACAGCTACATCGCGCACGCGCCGGAGGGGAATGTCGATCTGTCGCCCTATGAGAACGTCAGGGCATGGCTGGCACGTGTCGAGGCGCTGCCGGGCTTCGTGCCCCTGAAGAAGACGCCCGCCGGCCTATTCCAGGCCGCCTGA
- a CDS encoding Oxidoreductase FAD/NAD(P)-binding domain protein (ID:RHAL1_00335;~source:Prodigal:2.6), translating into MSTDPLPLGWDLAPSPFHPGELAIQRRVGVVDKVDAQGRRSVRRYLTEQHRAFFGLLPYAFVGTVDAHGQPWASMIVGDPGFIAAPDAHRLEVAGRPLFGDPLNETLRDGAGIALLGVQLPTRRRNRAIGVVKRAGPNGFAIAVRQTLGVCPQYIQGRDARFTADPRKPEPRPVHRATTLDAAARAIIEKADTFFVASADPREEDGEAAGPDVGHRGGRPGFVRVDDAQTLTTPDFVGNFMFNTLGNFLADDRAGLLFPDFETGDRLYIAARAEVIWDGPELAAFVGAQRLVRYHATEVIRVERALPLAFSAPDWSPLLARTGTWAEADAAIAAERDRNVWRPFRITRIEVESDSVRSFYLEPADGGGRAGYRAGQFLPVRVEPPGWAAPVTRTYTLSDSPGGTYRISVKREGRGGVSDWLHDHATPGTLIEAMAPRGSFTFETPPNRAVVLVSAGVGITPMLAMLNDLLVNDGRTRHHAPIWFVHGARNAAGHAFAAHLRRKAELHANLRVHTAYSAPSEGDAPDSVGRIDVALLKRVLPFDDYDFYLCGPPGFMQGLYDGLRDLNVPDARIRFESFGPASVARRPDAAAASDEEAVRVDLAKSGKVLRWRPRDGSLLDTVERAGVAVLSSCRSGVCGTCATRLLKGAVEYPEPPAHEIAEGEALICVGRPRPGAHLDDSADREGVTLDL; encoded by the coding sequence ATGAGCACCGACCCGCTTCCCTTGGGATGGGACCTCGCGCCATCGCCATTCCACCCGGGCGAGCTCGCGATCCAGCGCCGCGTCGGCGTAGTCGACAAGGTCGATGCGCAGGGGCGACGCTCGGTGCGGCGGTACCTGACCGAGCAGCATCGTGCGTTCTTTGGTTTGTTGCCCTACGCTTTCGTGGGCACGGTCGATGCGCACGGCCAGCCCTGGGCATCGATGATCGTCGGCGACCCGGGCTTTATCGCCGCTCCCGATGCGCACCGGCTCGAGGTGGCGGGGCGGCCGCTGTTCGGCGATCCGCTGAACGAGACGCTGCGCGACGGTGCCGGGATCGCGCTCTTGGGCGTGCAGCTGCCGACCCGGCGGCGCAATCGCGCGATCGGCGTGGTGAAGCGTGCGGGTCCAAACGGCTTCGCGATCGCGGTGCGGCAGACGCTCGGCGTCTGCCCGCAGTATATCCAGGGGCGCGACGCGCGTTTCACCGCCGATCCGCGCAAACCCGAACCGCGTCCGGTCCATCGCGCGACGACGCTCGATGCGGCCGCGCGCGCGATCATCGAAAAGGCCGACACCTTCTTCGTCGCAAGCGCCGATCCGCGAGAAGAAGACGGGGAAGCTGCGGGTCCCGACGTCGGCCACCGCGGGGGTCGGCCGGGCTTCGTGCGCGTCGACGATGCGCAGACCCTGACCACGCCCGACTTCGTCGGCAACTTCATGTTCAACACGCTCGGCAACTTCCTCGCCGACGATCGCGCCGGGCTGTTGTTCCCCGATTTCGAGACCGGCGACAGGCTCTACATCGCTGCCCGCGCCGAGGTGATCTGGGATGGACCCGAGCTTGCCGCCTTCGTCGGCGCGCAGCGGCTGGTGCGCTATCACGCGACCGAGGTGATCCGCGTCGAGCGGGCCTTGCCGTTGGCCTTTTCGGCGCCCGACTGGTCGCCGCTGCTGGCGCGCACCGGGACCTGGGCCGAGGCGGACGCGGCAATCGCCGCCGAGCGCGACCGCAATGTCTGGAGACCGTTTCGTATCACACGGATTGAGGTGGAGAGCGACTCGGTGCGCTCCTTCTACCTCGAGCCTGCCGACGGCGGCGGGCGTGCCGGCTATCGTGCGGGACAGTTCCTGCCGGTCCGCGTCGAGCCGCCGGGCTGGGCCGCGCCGGTCACGCGAACCTACACGCTCTCCGATTCGCCGGGCGGCACCTATCGCATCAGCGTCAAGCGCGAAGGGCGCGGCGGGGTCTCCGATTGGCTGCACGACCACGCCACCCCGGGCACGCTGATCGAGGCGATGGCGCCGCGGGGCAGCTTCACCTTCGAAACGCCGCCGAACCGCGCGGTCGTGCTCGTTTCGGCCGGCGTCGGCATCACGCCGATGCTGGCGATGCTGAACGACCTGCTCGTCAACGATGGCCGCACGCGCCACCACGCGCCGATCTGGTTCGTCCATGGCGCGCGCAACGCCGCCGGCCACGCCTTCGCGGCTCATCTGCGCCGCAAGGCCGAGCTGCACGCAAATCTTCGCGTCCACACCGCGTACAGCGCGCCGAGCGAGGGCGACGCGCCGGACAGCGTCGGCCGCATCGATGTCGCGCTGCTAAAGCGTGTGCTGCCGTTCGACGATTACGACTTCTATCTTTGCGGGCCGCCTGGCTTCATGCAGGGGCTCTACGACGGCCTGCGCGACCTCAACGTGCCCGACGCGCGCATCCGCTTCGAGAGTTTTGGGCCCGCCTCGGTCGCGCGCCGCCCGGATGCTGCGGCCGCGAGCGACGAGGAAGCGGTGCGGGTCGACCTCGCGAAAAGCGGCAAGGTGCTGCGCTGGCGGCCGCGCGACGGCTCGCTGCTCGACACGGTCGAGCGGGCGGGCGTCGCGGTCCTGTCGAGCTGTCGCTCGGGCGTGTGCGGCACCTGCGCAACGCGGCTCTTGAAGGGCGCCGTCGAGTATCCCGAGCCGCCTGCACACGAGATCGCCGAGGGCGAAGCGCTGATCTGCGTCGGCCGCCCCCGGCCCGGCGCGCATCTCGACGACAGCGCCGACCGCGAAGGCGTGACGCTCGACCTTTGA
- a CDS encoding protein of unknown function (ID:RHAL1_00342;~source:Prodigal:2.6), producing the protein MEAWRKLSSLLGDAKVGQLMSMLAVKLETTVSETAIASADRAELARIAHAAVSSAGVLGFSTFAKLCTDLEAACATEAHLSDLKSRVLAERRLILDRVAELTGHPPAPVLATTTGGGLV; encoded by the coding sequence GTGGAAGCCTGGCGCAAGCTTTCGTCTCTGCTCGGCGACGCGAAGGTCGGCCAGCTCATGTCGATGCTGGCCGTGAAGCTCGAGACGACGGTCAGCGAAACCGCGATCGCTTCGGCCGATCGGGCAGAGCTGGCACGGATCGCACATGCGGCGGTGTCCAGCGCCGGTGTTCTCGGCTTCTCAACCTTTGCCAAGCTGTGCACGGACTTGGAAGCGGCGTGCGCGACCGAAGCCCATCTCTCAGATCTCAAGTCGCGTGTTCTCGCCGAGCGGCGTCTCATTCTCGACCGTGTGGCAGAGCTGACCGGCCACCCGCCCGCACCCGTGCTCGCCACAACCACCGGTGGCGGTCTTGTCTGA
- the ndmA gene encoding NdmA protein (ID:RHAL1_00339;~source:Prodigal:2.6) has protein sequence MRIVRFPTLEGHWSPVTASRRLKRGTPLALVLDGVPIVAFRDAAGQARALVDRCPHRSVKLSIGKLPGDGTVQCAFHGWRFDGEGACKHIPLNPDAKLSAVRAQALRCEETEGLLWVFAGDAETAPPLALPAPLGEGWFGSVVEREWPVHWSRGVQTMLDVAHIPFVHPRSIGAAFGRALGKMPNARLAHDLVHHPDGGFRMDWWIATGPNQPAPDVGWVAFHPPHAMSLGIPQKKAGRQSLLVIYAVPTEAGRSNNIVLARRNFGRHSLVPRIYDLLTPVILAEDKRNKVTCWPSEVPTTGEEVSMPSDAPSIAFQRWYRTWLDARTRDEAA, from the coding sequence ATGCGCATCGTCCGCTTCCCAACGCTCGAGGGCCACTGGTCGCCGGTCACCGCCTCCCGGCGGCTCAAGCGAGGCACGCCGCTGGCGCTCGTGCTCGACGGCGTGCCGATCGTCGCCTTCCGCGACGCCGCCGGTCAGGCGCGTGCGCTGGTCGATCGCTGCCCGCACCGAAGCGTCAAGCTGTCCATCGGCAAGCTGCCCGGCGACGGCACGGTCCAATGCGCCTTCCATGGCTGGCGCTTCGATGGCGAGGGCGCATGCAAGCATATCCCGCTCAACCCCGATGCCAAGCTCTCCGCCGTCCGCGCCCAGGCGCTCCGATGCGAAGAGACCGAGGGCCTGCTCTGGGTGTTCGCCGGCGACGCCGAGACCGCGCCGCCGCTCGCGCTTCCCGCGCCGCTCGGTGAAGGCTGGTTCGGCTCGGTGGTCGAGCGCGAGTGGCCGGTGCATTGGAGCCGCGGCGTGCAGACCATGCTCGACGTGGCGCACATCCCCTTCGTGCATCCTCGCAGCATCGGCGCGGCCTTCGGCCGTGCGCTCGGCAAGATGCCGAATGCGCGCCTGGCGCACGATCTCGTCCACCACCCCGACGGTGGCTTCCGCATGGACTGGTGGATCGCGACGGGCCCGAATCAGCCCGCGCCAGATGTCGGCTGGGTCGCCTTCCACCCGCCGCACGCGATGAGCCTCGGCATTCCGCAGAAAAAGGCTGGGCGGCAGTCGCTGCTCGTCATCTATGCCGTGCCGACCGAGGCGGGGCGCAGCAACAACATCGTGCTCGCACGCCGCAACTTCGGCAGGCACAGCCTCGTGCCGCGCATCTACGACCTGCTTACCCCTGTGATCTTGGCCGAGGACAAGCGCAACAAGGTCACCTGCTGGCCATCCGAGGTGCCCACCACCGGCGAGGAAGTCTCGATGCCTTCCGATGCACCATCGATCGCGTTCCAACGCTGGTATCGGACGTGGCTGGACGCCCGCACGCGAGACGAGGCGGCGTGA
- a CDS encoding Multi-sensor hybrid histidine kinase (fragment) (ID:RHAL1_00345;~source:Prodigal:2.6) — MSSELGRPFEPGFEALSANVPDAGAELREWTFRTKHGESVPVLVNFSRLKGEDGRCIGYLKIVGDLRQSRRHEAELKAAGAGTWKVNIKAGRVWCSAETARQHDLPEEPIELDLERDWRPIAHPDDAGRVLAELAAATAGGRMFSSEFRVRRRDGSIRWITALGEVERDGKGEPVAVVGLSLDTTARKKAELALRESEQRYRMLAENTVDMIVQTDLQSLRRYVSPGCRRVLGYEPEELVAHDAQEIVHPEDLPAVEALVAELVAGRRTRAILEQRYRRKDGSFIWVEVSYGVVVDSHGAPAALMLSARDVTERRAQAEALQRAMREAERASRAKTDFLAAMSHEIRTPLNAIIGFTDLMVASGRLDPEMQRRAQLVRTSGAALLTIVNDILDFSKVEAGALDLVCEPFAPAALAEGCLEIIRELAESKGLAVSVTIDPRLPSAVLGDQARLRQVLLNLLNNAVKFTPVGSVRLAASYDGANPRGERIRFSVADTGIGIPVDAHARLFERFFQVDDPLRRDFGGTGLGLAICKRLVEAMGGEIRVASEVGRGSTFTVSVALPRASLPTLAAPADRSVREDRPGHLLLVEDVDVNQELAKAILETAGHAVDVVGDGAAAVEAVARTRYDLVLMDVHMPGMDGLTATRLIRDSHGPEASIPIVALTANVLPEQLDRLREAGLDGHIGKPFDYRELCAIVDGWLSGDRQRAEVFQPEATRSLMTT, encoded by the coding sequence ATGTCGAGCGAGCTGGGACGGCCCTTCGAGCCGGGCTTCGAAGCATTGTCGGCAAACGTGCCGGATGCAGGTGCGGAGCTGCGCGAGTGGACGTTCCGCACCAAGCACGGCGAGAGCGTGCCGGTCCTGGTCAACTTCAGCCGGCTCAAGGGTGAGGATGGCCGCTGCATCGGTTACCTGAAGATCGTCGGCGACCTGCGGCAGAGCCGCCGTCACGAAGCCGAGCTCAAGGCGGCGGGCGCCGGGACCTGGAAGGTCAACATCAAGGCGGGACGCGTCTGGTGCTCGGCGGAAACAGCCCGCCAGCACGACCTGCCCGAGGAGCCGATCGAGCTCGATCTCGAGCGCGACTGGCGGCCGATTGCCCATCCCGACGACGCCGGGCGCGTCCTCGCCGAGCTTGCGGCGGCGACCGCCGGCGGGCGGATGTTTTCCAGCGAGTTTCGCGTGCGTCGTCGCGACGGCAGCATCCGCTGGATCACGGCGCTGGGCGAAGTCGAGCGAGATGGGAAGGGAGAGCCGGTGGCCGTGGTCGGCCTGAGCCTCGACACGACCGCCCGCAAGAAAGCCGAGCTTGCCCTGCGCGAAAGCGAGCAGCGCTACCGGATGCTCGCCGAGAACACGGTCGACATGATCGTGCAGACCGACTTGCAGTCCCTGCGCCGCTATGTGTCGCCGGGGTGCCGCCGGGTCCTCGGCTACGAGCCGGAAGAGCTCGTCGCGCACGACGCGCAGGAGATCGTTCATCCGGAAGATCTGCCGGCAGTCGAAGCGCTCGTCGCCGAACTCGTCGCTGGGCGCCGGACGCGAGCCATCCTCGAGCAGCGCTATCGGCGAAAGGACGGCAGCTTCATCTGGGTCGAGGTGAGCTACGGCGTGGTCGTCGACTCGCACGGTGCGCCGGCCGCTCTGATGCTCAGCGCACGCGATGTCACCGAGCGGCGCGCGCAGGCCGAGGCCCTCCAACGCGCCATGCGCGAGGCCGAGCGCGCGAGCCGGGCAAAAACGGACTTCCTGGCGGCGATGAGCCACGAAATCCGCACGCCGTTGAACGCGATCATCGGGTTTACCGACCTGATGGTCGCCTCGGGTCGCCTCGATCCTGAGATGCAGAGGCGGGCGCAGCTCGTCCGCACCTCGGGCGCCGCGCTCCTGACGATCGTCAACGACATACTTGATTTCTCGAAGGTCGAGGCCGGCGCGCTCGATCTCGTGTGCGAACCGTTCGCGCCGGCGGCGCTCGCCGAGGGGTGTCTCGAGATCATCCGCGAGCTTGCCGAATCGAAAGGCCTCGCCGTCTCGGTGACGATCGACCCTCGCCTGCCGTCGGCCGTGCTGGGCGACCAGGCGCGCCTGCGCCAAGTGCTGCTCAATCTCTTGAACAACGCCGTCAAGTTCACGCCGGTCGGCAGCGTCAGGCTCGCCGCGTCGTACGACGGGGCAAATCCTCGCGGCGAGCGTATCCGCTTCTCCGTCGCCGACACCGGGATCGGCATTCCTGTCGATGCTCACGCCCGCCTCTTCGAGCGCTTCTTCCAGGTCGACGATCCCCTCCGTCGCGACTTCGGCGGCACCGGGCTCGGCCTGGCGATCTGCAAGCGGCTGGTCGAGGCGATGGGCGGCGAAATCCGGGTCGCCTCCGAGGTCGGCCGTGGATCGACATTCACCGTCAGCGTCGCGCTGCCGCGCGCAAGCCTTCCGACCTTGGCCGCGCCGGCTGACCGCAGCGTGCGCGAGGACCGGCCCGGACACCTGCTGCTCGTCGAGGACGTCGACGTCAACCAGGAACTGGCGAAGGCCATCCTTGAGACGGCAGGCCATGCGGTCGACGTCGTCGGCGACGGCGCCGCGGCCGTCGAGGCCGTCGCGCGAACCCGGTACGACCTGGTCCTGATGGACGTGCACATGCCGGGGATGGACGGGCTGACGGCGACACGCCTGATCCGGGACTCGCATGGCCCTGAGGCCAGCATTCCGATTGTCGCTTTGACAGCGAACGTTCTGCCGGAACAGCTCGATCGGCTGCGCGAGGCGGGGCTCGACGGCCACATCGGCAAGCCGTTCGACTACAGGGAGCTTTGCGCGATCGTCGACGGCTGGCTTTCCGGCGACCGGCAGCGCGCCGAGGTGTTTCAGCCTGAGGCCACCCGAAGTCTCATGACGACCTAG
- a CDS encoding hypothetical protein (ID:RHAL1_00337;~conserved protein of unknown function;~source:Prodigal:2.6), which yields MVKPDPSSEGQSRLGRPRDPAKVESILDASWRLFLAHGVEPVSVDTIAAEAGVAKATLYAYFPDKRALFQEGVRREMAKIEAAQRLTAAPAPDQTLREVLMQFGIGIMTFLTSPGAIDFYGSLSGELRRDPELARLFYESGPGRTLANLSAILGSPLAAELSIPDVDAAAEMLMGLWQGMSSYRLMLGIDHEAVVRSIPDRVANGIDAFLRAFAR from the coding sequence ATGGTCAAGCCTGATCCTTCAAGCGAGGGGCAAAGCCGCCTCGGCCGCCCCCGCGACCCCGCAAAGGTCGAGTCGATCCTCGACGCGAGCTGGCGTCTGTTTCTGGCGCACGGCGTGGAGCCGGTGTCCGTCGATACGATTGCCGCAGAGGCGGGAGTCGCGAAGGCGACGCTCTACGCCTACTTCCCCGACAAGCGCGCGCTGTTCCAGGAAGGCGTGCGCCGCGAGATGGCAAAGATCGAGGCGGCGCAGCGGCTGACCGCCGCCCCGGCGCCGGACCAGACCTTGCGCGAGGTGCTCATGCAGTTCGGCATCGGCATCATGACCTTCCTGACCAGCCCCGGCGCGATCGACTTCTACGGCTCGCTGTCGGGCGAGCTGCGCCGCGATCCCGAGCTGGCGCGCCTGTTCTACGAGTCAGGCCCGGGCCGGACGCTCGCCAATCTAAGCGCGATCCTGGGCAGCCCGCTCGCCGCCGAGCTGTCGATCCCAGACGTCGACGCCGCGGCCGAGATGCTGATGGGGCTGTGGCAGGGCATGTCGAGCTACCGACTTATGCTCGGCATCGATCACGAGGCGGTGGTCCGCTCGATTCCCGACCGTGTCGCGAACGGGATCGATGCATTTCTTCGGGCCTTCGCGCGCTGA